The proteins below come from a single uncultured Carboxylicivirga sp. genomic window:
- a CDS encoding RagB/SusD family nutrient uptake outer membrane protein: MKTRKFTMIIAMAFIFIAISCSDDFLDETPYSSYAPETLTDDAGVEALLKGLHYRFGQLWTWSNRQGWNCVWQVGTDVCSPGGIEGVEIPFFKYEDLNAENGAVSYMWSQCYQIINNANNTLKAIGEDGDPAKIGEARFFRAYAYNLLATLYGDVPLLTEPTSSAKTDFVRTPVEEVNAQIIADLIYAADKLPTIDEAVSESRANKHMAMQCLGEVYLRTDQPALADEVLTTIIKSGKFNLIEDRYGIAAAKEGDYFHDMFMYGNQRRSQGNQEAIWTFELEYTKNVSGGFTNAPQQRRVWVPAYHNVPGMAYEVNDPDEGIISPYGGRGNGRMRPSNWVKYQLYQEGDMRNSEYNITRTFHYNAADWSATIGIDAEGYRVSADSPDAVEVREVKTGDQVVIARADTLEAMFPYTRKWDSFDPDDTWGWTCIKDFPMMRLGETYLLRAEARFKNNDPGGAADDINILRDRAFKNARIETGNSALGQVSSSDITMDFILDERARELFAEENRRVTLMRTGTLIERAKLNTDVSIKGTISGLDPRIMLLPIPLSEIQRNTDVKWDQNPGYN; the protein is encoded by the coding sequence ATGAAGACAAGAAAATTCACAATGATAATAGCGATGGCTTTTATTTTTATAGCCATCTCATGTAGCGATGATTTTTTGGACGAAACACCCTACTCATCGTATGCACCTGAAACCTTAACAGATGATGCCGGAGTTGAAGCATTACTAAAAGGTTTACACTACCGTTTTGGTCAGTTATGGACATGGTCTAATCGTCAGGGATGGAATTGTGTGTGGCAAGTGGGAACTGATGTTTGTTCACCTGGAGGAATCGAAGGAGTTGAAATACCTTTCTTTAAATACGAAGACCTAAATGCTGAAAATGGAGCAGTGAGTTATATGTGGAGTCAGTGCTATCAAATTATCAACAATGCCAATAATACACTCAAAGCAATTGGGGAAGATGGTGATCCTGCAAAGATCGGTGAAGCACGCTTTTTCAGGGCATATGCCTATAACCTACTAGCTACACTTTATGGAGATGTACCTCTTTTAACAGAACCAACTTCATCAGCTAAAACTGATTTTGTACGCACTCCGGTTGAAGAAGTAAATGCTCAAATTATTGCAGACTTGATTTATGCTGCAGATAAACTGCCGACTATTGACGAAGCTGTTTCGGAAAGCAGAGCAAATAAACACATGGCCATGCAATGCCTGGGTGAGGTTTACCTAAGAACAGATCAACCAGCCTTAGCCGATGAAGTATTAACAACCATTATCAAGAGTGGTAAATTTAATCTGATTGAAGATCGTTATGGAATTGCGGCGGCAAAAGAGGGTGACTATTTCCATGATATGTTTATGTATGGCAATCAACGTCGTTCTCAAGGTAACCAAGAAGCCATCTGGACATTTGAATTGGAATATACTAAAAATGTAAGTGGTGGATTTACCAATGCTCCTCAACAACGTAGAGTTTGGGTACCTGCTTATCACAATGTGCCTGGTATGGCATACGAAGTAAATGATCCTGATGAAGGTATTATCAGTCCTTATGGAGGACGTGGAAACGGTCGTATGCGCCCAAGTAACTGGGTGAAATATCAATTATACCAAGAGGGTGATATGCGTAATTCAGAATATAATATTACCCGAACTTTCCATTACAATGCAGCCGATTGGAGCGCTACCATAGGAATTGATGCTGAAGGTTATCGTGTTTCTGCTGATTCACCAGATGCTGTTGAAGTACGTGAAGTAAAAACTGGAGACCAGGTAGTAATTGCAAGAGCTGACACTTTGGAAGCCATGTTCCCATATACCCGCAAATGGGATTCGTTTGACCCCGACGATACTTGGGGTTGGACATGTATCAAAGATTTTCCAATGATGCGCCTTGGCGAAACTTACTTGTTAAGAGCTGAAGCCCGTTTCAAAAACAACGATCCTGGTGGCGCTGCTGATGATATTAATATACTTCGCGACAGAGCCTTTAAAAATGCTCGTATCGAAACAGGCAACAGTGCTTTAGGCCAGGTAAGTTCTTCGGACATTACAATGGATTTTATTCTGGACGAAAGAGCCCGCGAGCTTTTTGCTGAAGAAAACCGCAGGGTTACTCTTATGCGTACGGGTACTTTAATCGAAAGAGCCAAATTGAACACCGATGTTTCAATAAAAGGAACCATCAGTGGTCTTGATCCTCGAATTATGTTATTACCTATACCATTAAGCGAAATACAACGCAATACAGATGTTAAATGGGATCAAAATCCAGGATATAATTAA
- a CDS encoding FecR domain-containing protein, with translation MIESKNKNILDKYTNDQTSSAEDKVVQSWLAENGDSTKVKNFVKDDWNNLIKTAGDEKPLNHILNRVYHTIRTNEAEKKPSITKRLFKGYSTVAATLFIPLLLGALSYLAYNELSDINEGDSLVKVLCPSGTKMAFTLPDGTTGMLNSDSYIEYPMPFNKKNRKVNISGEVYFEVFHDQNRPFSVHSTQSDITVLGTIFNIKAYPNDAVSEIVLAQGKISCLPANHQKAIILKPNEKVLIEDNTVKKSMVNADSYIAWKEGMLVFRGESMHEALNKLGRWYNVDIEVTDNEIWSYSFTGTFINDSLNEVLKLLKLTSPMDYKIIPRSKNEDGTWAKQKVLLFNNHRN, from the coding sequence ATGATCGAGTCAAAAAATAAAAATATCCTTGATAAATATACGAACGACCAAACATCTTCGGCTGAAGATAAGGTGGTACAATCGTGGCTTGCCGAAAATGGAGACTCCACCAAAGTAAAAAACTTTGTTAAAGATGATTGGAATAACTTGATCAAAACAGCAGGTGATGAGAAACCTTTGAATCATATATTAAATAGAGTTTATCATACCATTAGAACTAACGAAGCCGAGAAAAAACCATCAATCACAAAGAGATTATTTAAAGGTTATTCTACCGTCGCTGCTACATTATTTATTCCTTTATTATTGGGTGCATTAAGCTATCTGGCATATAACGAATTATCAGACATTAATGAAGGAGATTCATTGGTAAAAGTATTATGCCCAAGTGGTACTAAAATGGCATTTACCCTACCAGATGGTACTACAGGGATGCTTAATAGTGATTCGTATATCGAATACCCAATGCCTTTCAATAAAAAGAATAGAAAAGTTAATATCTCGGGTGAAGTTTACTTTGAGGTTTTTCATGATCAAAACAGGCCCTTTTCAGTTCATTCAACGCAATCAGACATAACCGTTTTAGGAACCATCTTTAACATTAAAGCTTATCCCAACGACGCTGTAAGCGAAATAGTTTTAGCGCAAGGTAAGATTAGCTGTTTACCAGCCAACCATCAAAAAGCAATAATTCTCAAACCCAATGAAAAAGTGCTAATTGAGGATAATACTGTGAAAAAATCGATGGTTAATGCCGATTCATATATTGCATGGAAAGAAGGCATGCTGGTTTTCAGAGGCGAATCAATGCACGAAGCTTTAAATAAGCTGGGCAGATGGTATAATGTTGATATTGAAGTAACCGACAATGAAATTTGGTCTTACTCTTTCACCGGAACGTTTATTAACGACTCGTTGAATGAAGTATTAAAACTATTGAAACTAACATCTCCTATGGATTATAAAATAATACCTCGCTCAAAAAATGAAGATGGAACGTGGGCAAAACAAAAGGTATTGTTATTTAATAACCATCGGAACTAA
- a CDS encoding TonB-dependent receptor — MKKIHELCAWDSYAITKTLRIMRLTIFFLMVGAMQLFATSSYSQKTRVTLALVNTSVEDVLTNIEEQSEFYFLYNRKLVDIDRKVNISTTNSTIDNVLDEVFAGTNTEHQVVDKKIILAPANVMTTQQDKITVSGEVKDNKGEPLPGVSIIIKGTTVGTITDINGLYSLNNVPSTATLIYSFIGMETSEIEVGGQSQINITMEDSSFGMDEVIVVGYGTQKKSDITGSVTSVSSERLSKIPVSNVMQAVQGSVSGVSISQTSSIPGEAPNITIRGGGSITASNSPYVVVDGIPITKMGGSINDINPNDIQSIEILKDASAVAIYGMNGANGVILITTKKGKTGKPVIRYSGYYGVEHFAHIPDMVSPDELRARYKEGQRINGSPMYDDDVKYEYEVENYENGHTIDWIDAVSQTGIQQNHNISISGANEGLTYYISGDILDQKGVVKGYNYKRYSLRTNLEANVTDYLKVGTNSSIVSHNRDGGRANLLNAEAMSPYGRMYEEDGTYTIYPMFGETLWSNPLLPTTTNPERRQYNVNINGYADLDFGKMWKPLTGLTYKLNAGFSYIPRRTSTYTGKSVNDLLGTAQLWHYETQAYTVENILGYAKDFGKNHIDLTAVYSAQERNYNESWSRAQNFVNDELEWNRMQAGATSAVSSYADRYAAVSQMGRVNYSFDSRYLVTFTVRRDGSSVFSQNVKYGTFPSVAVGWNLHHENFMKGIEAINNLKLRLSYGTSGNEAVPVYKTFTTMTDVQIAMGGDTNIAMIANQLGNSNLSWESKKSLNVGLDFGFFRNRINGSLEIYRANNTDLLLKRNLPSASGFGDVTANIGETKSHGIELTLNTVNINSSNFRWNSSLVFSANRNEFVELYGDGQDDLGSGWFIGEPIGVIRDFQKVGIWQEDEIASGAHLNWDPVAKAGDVKLADISGPDGVPDGIIDDNDRQILGQTAPKWTGGLTNTFTYKNWTLNIFIQTLQGAMRNNPHVGMASDELERRNSFAEVGYWTPENKSNEWRSLNKNSNPHGYGFPVKNNYTRIKDVTLNYDFSKRITNKIGVDALSMYVSGRNLYTFTDWIGWDPEERSDGRGSGNWEINYPSVRTIVCGINLTL, encoded by the coding sequence ATGAAAAAAATCCATGAGTTATGTGCATGGGATAGTTATGCCATAACCAAAACACTCAGAATTATGCGATTAACCATATTTTTTCTGATGGTTGGTGCAATGCAATTGTTTGCAACATCTTCTTACTCTCAAAAAACGAGAGTTACCCTTGCTCTTGTGAATACTTCTGTTGAGGATGTATTAACCAATATTGAAGAACAAAGTGAATTCTATTTTCTATACAACCGAAAACTGGTTGATATTGACCGAAAAGTAAATATTTCTACTACCAACTCAACTATTGATAATGTGTTGGATGAAGTCTTTGCCGGTACTAATACCGAACACCAGGTAGTTGATAAAAAGATTATCCTTGCTCCAGCAAACGTTATGACTACACAGCAAGATAAAATTACCGTATCGGGAGAAGTGAAGGATAACAAAGGAGAACCTCTTCCTGGAGTCTCTATCATTATTAAAGGAACAACAGTTGGTACCATTACCGACATTAATGGATTATATTCATTGAATAATGTTCCATCTACAGCAACACTTATTTATTCTTTTATTGGAATGGAAACAAGCGAAATTGAGGTAGGTGGCCAATCCCAAATCAACATTACCATGGAAGACAGTTCATTTGGGATGGACGAAGTGATTGTAGTTGGATATGGTACTCAAAAGAAATCAGATATTACAGGTTCGGTTACTTCTGTTTCGAGCGAGCGCTTAAGTAAAATTCCGGTAAGTAATGTGATGCAGGCCGTGCAAGGTTCGGTATCGGGTGTTTCTATTAGTCAAACCTCTTCTATACCGGGTGAAGCTCCTAATATTACCATACGTGGTGGTGGTTCGATTACTGCATCAAACAGTCCTTATGTGGTGGTTGATGGTATACCTATTACAAAAATGGGAGGTTCAATCAACGACATCAACCCAAACGACATCCAGTCTATTGAAATATTGAAAGATGCTTCGGCTGTTGCCATCTATGGTATGAACGGTGCCAATGGAGTTATATTAATTACTACTAAAAAAGGTAAAACGGGTAAACCAGTTATTCGCTACTCTGGATATTATGGAGTTGAGCATTTTGCTCACATACCCGATATGGTTTCTCCGGACGAATTACGTGCACGATACAAAGAAGGCCAACGTATTAACGGCTCGCCAATGTATGATGATGATGTGAAATATGAATACGAAGTTGAAAACTACGAAAACGGCCATACCATTGATTGGATCGATGCAGTTTCGCAAACAGGTATACAACAAAATCACAACATAAGTATATCTGGTGCCAACGAAGGCTTAACCTACTATATTTCTGGAGATATCTTAGATCAAAAAGGGGTTGTAAAAGGATACAACTACAAACGTTACTCTTTACGTACCAACCTGGAGGCTAATGTTACCGATTATTTAAAAGTGGGAACCAACTCTTCCATCGTATCTCATAACCGCGATGGTGGTCGTGCCAACCTATTAAATGCCGAGGCAATGAGTCCTTATGGAAGAATGTATGAAGAAGACGGAACGTATACCATTTACCCTATGTTTGGTGAAACCTTATGGTCAAATCCTCTACTACCTACCACAACCAATCCTGAACGTCGTCAGTATAATGTAAACATTAACGGTTACGCCGATCTTGACTTTGGTAAAATGTGGAAACCTTTAACTGGTTTAACATACAAACTAAATGCAGGGTTTTCATATATTCCACGCCGTACTAGCACTTACACTGGTAAATCGGTTAACGATCTATTAGGAACTGCTCAACTTTGGCATTACGAAACACAGGCTTATACAGTCGAAAATATCCTGGGGTACGCAAAAGACTTTGGAAAAAACCACATAGATTTAACTGCTGTATATTCGGCGCAAGAACGTAATTATAACGAAAGCTGGTCTCGTGCTCAAAACTTTGTTAATGATGAGTTAGAATGGAATCGCATGCAGGCTGGAGCAACCTCAGCGGTAAGTTCATATGCCGATCGATATGCTGCCGTTTCACAAATGGGACGTGTTAATTATTCTTTCGATAGTCGCTACCTGGTTACCTTTACCGTACGTCGCGATGGTTCTTCCGTTTTCTCACAAAATGTAAAATACGGAACCTTCCCTTCAGTAGCCGTTGGATGGAATCTTCACCACGAAAACTTCATGAAAGGTATAGAAGCGATTAATAATTTAAAACTCCGTCTATCTTACGGTACTTCCGGTAATGAAGCAGTACCGGTATATAAAACTTTCACAACCATGACTGATGTACAGATTGCCATGGGTGGAGATACCAACATTGCAATGATTGCCAACCAACTGGGTAACTCAAACTTAAGCTGGGAGAGTAAAAAAAGTTTAAACGTTGGTTTAGACTTTGGCTTCTTTCGAAATCGTATCAATGGTTCCTTAGAAATATACCGCGCTAATAATACCGATTTATTATTAAAACGTAATTTACCTTCTGCATCCGGTTTTGGAGATGTAACTGCAAACATTGGAGAAACAAAAAGCCATGGTATTGAACTTACACTTAACACAGTTAACATTAATTCATCCAATTTCAGATGGAACAGTTCATTGGTGTTTTCTGCCAATAGAAACGAATTTGTAGAATTGTACGGAGATGGTCAGGATGATCTGGGTAGTGGCTGGTTTATTGGTGAACCCATTGGTGTAATCCGCGACTTTCAAAAAGTGGGTATCTGGCAAGAAGATGAAATTGCCAGTGGAGCTCATTTAAACTGGGATCCTGTAGCTAAAGCTGGTGATGTTAAATTAGCAGATATTAGTGGCCCTGATGGAGTACCTGATGGTATTATCGACGACAACGACCGCCAAATATTAGGTCAAACTGCACCTAAATGGACAGGAGGTTTAACCAATACTTTCACTTACAAAAACTGGACACTGAATATCTTTATTCAAACACTACAAGGAGCTATGCGCAACAATCCTCATGTCGGAATGGCTTCGGATGAGTTGGAACGACGTAATAGTTTTGCCGAAGTAGGTTACTGGACCCCTGAGAATAAAAGTAACGAGTGGCGATCATTAAACAAAAACTCTAATCCTCATGGCTATGGATTCCCGGTTAAAAACAACTACACACGCATTAAAGACGTTACCCTTAATTACGATTTCTCAAAACGTATTACCAATAAGATTGGTGTAGATGCACTAAGTATGTACGTAAGTGGTCGTAACCTGTATACTTTCACCGACTGGATTGGATGGGACCCGGAAGAACGAAGCGACGGTCGTGGATCGGGTAATTGGGAAATAAACTACCCAAGTGTAAGAACAATTGTATGTGGAATCAACCTGACATTATAA
- a CDS encoding glycoside hydrolase family 2 TIM barrel-domain containing protein, protein MKKFVLLALLAMAIGKPSRAQENDWENPEVFGINKEAPRATAFPYASFKQAVKANPQASPFYMTLDGEWKFNWVYKPDERPVDFYKPDYDVSKWDNIQVPGNWELQGYGTPIYTNIKYPFPKNPPYIDHKHNPVGSYRRTFNIPENWKGREVFLHFQAGTSAMYIWINGEKVGYSQVTKSPAEFNITPYLQKGENMIAIEVYRWSDGSYIEDQDFWRLSGFDRGISLYSTEQTRIQDIFAKGGLDSNYKNGIFDVTVDVKNLAKKGTKNKITISLLDDAKNVIYTDTKDISSDKNSTSQVKFSKTIVKPLQWSAETPNLYKLVVELKNTKGQTIEATSTNVGFRTVEIKDSQLLVNGKYVLVKGVNLHEHHQTMGHHVDRATMIKDIEVMKQHNINAVRTSHYPHSTLWIELCDQYGLYLVDECNIETHDMGATQQAPFDKNIHPAYLPQWHAAHMDRIHRLVERDKNHPSVIIWSMGNECGNGQVFFDAYKWMKERDNTRPVQFEQAAQESNTDIVCPMYPSMKYMHEYANEKNPGRPFIMCEYSHAMGNSNGNFKEYWDLIRSKPHMQGGFIWDWVDQGIVTKDDKGEEFWAYGGDMGGDKYTNDENFCLNGVVNPDRTPHPGLNEVKKIYQNILFDKADLRNGRIKITNEFSFTSLADYQFEWKLVKNGNVIATGDFTADVPALDYKIVTIDLPSINYESSDEYFLNVYAYTTKDTPFIPAGFEVASEQFKLLDSEYTPSIATYNDKVLVNETTDNFIVTSGKIKTTISKTTGLINSYTIDGEELISSALAPNFWRAPIDNDFGNHMQNNSAVWREAGAKASLVSLTKQKGKTAVLKAQIALNGIDADYTLTYTFNGPAVKVDVSYNLKAEKVAEMPRFGMMMSLHQSFNNLCYYGRGPWENYSDRNNSSFVGLYNSSVEDQYFAYIRPQENGNKTDVRWLTLTNNNGVGIKVTGLAPLSVSALPFSPSDIDPGTEKNQRHTVDVPEFSNVYLSIDLAQRGVGGDTSWGALPHNQYRLLDKSYSYSYVISPVW, encoded by the coding sequence ATGAAGAAATTCGTTCTATTAGCACTTCTGGCCATGGCCATTGGAAAGCCCTCAAGGGCTCAGGAAAATGACTGGGAAAACCCAGAGGTATTTGGCATAAACAAAGAAGCACCCCGAGCAACAGCTTTTCCATATGCCAGCTTTAAGCAGGCTGTGAAAGCAAATCCACAAGCTTCGCCATTTTACATGACGTTAGATGGTGAATGGAAGTTTAACTGGGTTTATAAACCAGATGAAAGACCTGTTGATTTTTATAAACCCGATTATGATGTGAGTAAATGGGATAACATTCAGGTTCCGGGTAATTGGGAGCTACAAGGATATGGTACACCAATCTATACCAATATCAAATATCCATTCCCTAAGAATCCTCCGTACATCGATCACAAACACAATCCGGTTGGTTCGTATCGTCGTACATTCAATATTCCCGAAAACTGGAAAGGTCGTGAAGTATTTCTTCACTTCCAGGCAGGTACTTCTGCCATGTATATTTGGATAAATGGCGAAAAAGTTGGATACAGCCAAGTCACCAAAAGTCCGGCTGAGTTTAACATCACTCCTTATCTTCAGAAAGGAGAAAATATGATTGCTATTGAAGTGTATCGTTGGAGTGACGGATCATATATCGAAGATCAGGACTTCTGGCGTTTATCAGGTTTCGACCGAGGTATTAGCCTTTACTCTACTGAACAAACTCGTATTCAGGATATTTTTGCGAAAGGTGGATTAGACAGCAACTACAAAAACGGCATATTTGACGTAACTGTTGATGTTAAAAATCTGGCTAAAAAAGGAACTAAAAACAAAATAACTATTTCGCTTTTAGATGATGCCAAAAACGTAATTTATACTGATACCAAAGACATTAGTAGTGATAAAAATTCAACTTCTCAGGTTAAGTTTTCGAAAACAATAGTAAAGCCACTACAATGGAGTGCAGAAACTCCCAACCTTTATAAGTTAGTGGTTGAACTAAAAAATACCAAAGGACAAACCATCGAAGCGACATCAACCAATGTTGGTTTCCGCACTGTTGAAATCAAGGATAGTCAGCTTTTGGTTAATGGTAAATATGTTTTAGTGAAAGGGGTTAATCTTCATGAACATCATCAGACTATGGGACACCATGTAGATCGTGCTACAATGATCAAAGATATCGAAGTGATGAAACAACATAACATCAATGCGGTTCGTACCAGCCACTATCCTCATAGTACTTTGTGGATTGAGCTTTGCGACCAATATGGTTTATACCTGGTTGATGAATGTAACATCGAAACACACGATATGGGAGCAACACAACAAGCTCCGTTTGATAAGAATATCCACCCGGCTTATCTTCCACAATGGCATGCTGCCCATATGGATCGAATCCACCGTTTGGTTGAGCGCGATAAAAACCATCCTTCGGTAATTATCTGGAGTATGGGTAATGAGTGTGGTAACGGACAAGTATTTTTTGATGCTTATAAATGGATGAAAGAACGTGACAATACTCGTCCTGTGCAATTTGAGCAAGCAGCACAAGAAAGCAATACCGATATTGTTTGCCCAATGTATCCAAGCATGAAATACATGCACGAATATGCCAATGAAAAAAATCCGGGACGTCCGTTTATCATGTGCGAATATTCGCATGCCATGGGTAACAGTAATGGTAATTTTAAAGAATACTGGGATCTGATTCGATCAAAACCTCATATGCAAGGTGGTTTCATTTGGGACTGGGTTGATCAAGGTATAGTAACCAAAGATGATAAAGGAGAAGAATTTTGGGCCTACGGTGGTGATATGGGAGGTGATAAATACACCAACGATGAAAACTTCTGTTTAAACGGAGTGGTAAATCCCGACAGAACTCCTCACCCGGGCTTAAACGAAGTGAAAAAGATCTATCAAAACATATTATTTGATAAGGCCGATCTTCGTAACGGACGCATTAAAATAACGAACGAATTTTCGTTTACATCATTAGCCGATTATCAGTTTGAGTGGAAATTAGTTAAAAATGGTAACGTAATTGCTACAGGTGATTTTACTGCTGATGTTCCGGCATTAGATTATAAAATTGTTACAATTGATTTACCTTCTATCAATTATGAAAGCAGCGATGAGTATTTCTTAAATGTATATGCTTATACAACAAAAGATACTCCGTTTATTCCAGCCGGATTTGAAGTTGCCAGTGAGCAATTTAAATTATTGGATAGCGAATATACTCCATCAATAGCAACTTATAATGATAAAGTATTGGTTAACGAAACAACTGATAATTTTATAGTAACAAGTGGTAAAATTAAAACAACCATTAGTAAAACAACCGGATTAATCAACAGTTATACTATTGATGGTGAAGAGTTGATCAGCAGTGCACTTGCTCCTAATTTCTGGCGTGCACCTATCGATAACGACTTTGGTAATCACATGCAAAATAACAGTGCTGTTTGGCGCGAAGCCGGAGCCAAAGCAAGTTTGGTTTCGCTTACTAAACAAAAAGGCAAAACAGCTGTGTTAAAAGCTCAGATAGCTCTTAATGGAATTGATGCTGACTATACATTAACCTATACTTTTAATGGCCCTGCTGTTAAAGTTGATGTATCGTACAATTTAAAAGCCGAAAAAGTAGCTGAAATGCCACGTTTTGGTATGATGATGAGCTTACATCAATCGTTTAACAATCTTTGCTACTACGGACGTGGTCCTTGGGAAAACTACTCTGACAGAAATAATTCGTCGTTTGTAGGATTGTATAATTCATCGGTAGAAGATCAGTATTTTGCATATATCCGACCACAGGAAAATGGAAATAAAACAGATGTTCGCTGGTTAACACTAACCAACAATAATGGTGTAGGAATTAAAGTAACCGGCTTAGCACCATTAAGCGTTAGTGCATTACCATTTAGTCCGTCGGATATTGACCCGGGTACAGAAAAAAATCAGCGTCATACAGTTGATGTACCTGAATTTTCGAACGTTTATCTATCAATCGACCTTGCTCAGCGAGGAGTTGGTGGCGACACCAGTTGGGGAGCACTTCCTCACAATCAATACCGTTTATTGGATAAATCATACTCATATTCGTATGTAATAAGTCCTGTTTGGTAA
- a CDS encoding RNA polymerase sigma-70 factor, whose product MYTDRNDIDLIDQLQNDNSIAFDSIFHKYANRLYAFALRYLKSESEAEELVHNVFVKVWEKRKSIRKEASLKSFLFTVAYNDILKYFRKQAYHQTYLSEIVCNQTYDLSEQIEYASVLEYIDELINQLPERKREIFLKSRMEGKSTKEIAEELNLSPGTIDNNISEIIKYIKERINKESLAFLLFIALFISH is encoded by the coding sequence ATGTATACAGATCGAAATGATATTGATTTAATTGATCAATTACAGAATGATAATTCAATAGCATTTGATTCTATCTTTCATAAATATGCCAATCGCCTATATGCTTTTGCATTACGCTATCTAAAGTCGGAAAGTGAAGCTGAAGAATTGGTTCACAACGTTTTTGTTAAAGTTTGGGAGAAAAGAAAATCCATTAGAAAAGAAGCCTCCTTAAAATCATTTTTATTTACAGTTGCCTACAACGATATCCTCAAATATTTTAGAAAACAAGCTTACCATCAAACCTATCTATCTGAAATTGTTTGTAATCAAACCTATGACCTTTCGGAACAAATAGAATATGCGTCAGTACTTGAATATATTGATGAATTAATCAACCAACTTCCGGAACGCAAAAGAGAGATATTTCTTAAAAGCCGAATGGAAGGTAAGTCAACCAAAGAAATAGCTGAAGAGTTAAATTTATCTCCCGGTACTATCGACAACAATATCTCTGAAATCATCAAGTATATAAAAGAGAGAATAAATAAGGAATCGTTAGCATTTTTGCTTTTTATTGCCCTTTTTATATCTCATTGA